The Romeriopsis navalis LEGE 11480 DNA window AGGCCGCTTGAGGTGCCGCTTTGTGTGTCTGAAAGACACTTGCTATCCGGTTTTGATGTTGCTTACAGGCTTCCTTGGCAGGTTTGATAAGGCTTTTAAAACCTAGTCTTTTACCATTGGAAAGTCGCCCTGAAGCATGCTCACCGACTCTGTATTGTCGGATATTAAATCCCAGGAAATTAAATCCGGGTTTCCTGTCTCCGCAGTTGTCTAAGGTATGAACAATTCGGGTTTTGCTAGGTTTTAGTTCTAAACCTAGCGGCTTGAGCCATTTCTCTATCGCTAATTTGCACTCTGTCAATTTTGACAGTTCCGGATGGATAATTACGAAGTCGTCCGCATAACGAATTAATGTTAGGGCTTTCAGATTAACTCTTCTGCGCCCTGGCCATCGTTCTGCTATGGTTTGGACTTCTTTTTCCATGCCTTGTAAGGCAATATTAGCGAGCAGTGGTGAAATTACTCCTCCTTGGGGTGTCCCTTCTTCCGTTGGGAAGAACTTTCCATCCATCACGCCAGCTTTAAGCCATGCTCGTATTTGACGTGTCAGGAGGGGAAAGGTATTGATTTTCCCCAGCAGGAGCTCATGGTTGATGCAGTCGAAACATTTGGCGATATCGGCATCCAACACATATTTCGGTTGGTTGCGAATCGCGTTGTAGATTGCTTCTATCGCATCATGCACTCTTCTACCTGGTCGAAACCCATACGAATTGGGCTCAAATTTGGCTTCCCATTCGGATTCGAGTGCCATTTTCACCAATGCTTGTTTGGCTCTATCTTCTAACGTTGGGATACCTAACGGACGTTTCTCTGTGGTTCCAGGTTTTGATATCCATACCCGTCTTGTCGGGCTGGCTTTGCTAGATACCTTGAGTTTTCGAGTCAGGACTAAGCGTTGTGATGGAGTCAGGGTTTTAATCCCATCCACCCCCGCTGTTTTCTTGCCTCGATTGTCTTGTGTTACTCTCCTAACTGCTAGAAGTTTTGCGTAGTGTGACCTTAATAGCGTCTTTTGAAGCCGATGTACCTGACGGACTCTTCCACTTAGGCTGGCTTGATAAATGCGACGTTGGAGCTTAAAAACTGTTGTTTGGATTTTTTTCCAATCAAGCAGTCTCCATTCCACAGTATTCGTCCTCGAATCTGTATTAGACCTATTCACTCGACTGTTACCTTTATCTTCTACTAACTAAGCAGAACGTCGGCTTATCCTTGACGTTACTCAAGGCGTTGGCTTCTTTCTGCGTCCCTCCCCGGAAAGGCTTGTGCTGGTTACTACTCAGGTATCGATCTTTGACTGAGAGACTTTCTGGGGTTACTGCGTTCCGAATTCCCTTTGGTTCTGGGGTTAGAGTCTGTCTGTTCGCCGAGGGGATTGTAGATGTATCTGGTTAGAGTCCCAAAGCTCTCCAGTACTTTACCCTTATACCTTTTGGTTACAGCCGATAACCTGCGTAGGCTGTTTACAACTAACGACGATTCAAGCAACAGTTCCTTGCGTACTCAATACCCAGCTGCTAGACGGGATTCTCTTGTCAGGTTTAGAGTTACCGCCGTTTAACCCAGCTTCAGCCCGTGAGTGTACCAAGCTCATCAACTGTGGGTTAGGCTGTCACCGTTACATCAACGGGGGAGGATTTTCACCTCCAAGGAAATTAAGTTGTCAAGGTTCAGATTTTGTTACGAACCATGCTAGCCCTTATATCGCTTGGATTTTCGGACTAAACGCATCGCACCTCGGATTGTTGTTCCAGGAGCCGCCACGTAGCAAATGGGCATTCCAGCTTTACAGCCTCTGGGGCAGTTTTCCCCACGAGATCGGCACATCAGCATAGACCGATGAAGGATTACCGAGCCGATCGCGCAATCGCCCAAAGCCGTTCACATTGCCACGGTGGTAACCCGGCCCAGGCTTCACGCACTACCTCATCACTCGATTGGCGCAAAATCTTCAGCAACGTTGATTTATGCTGATGTGTCAGGCCGCGGGTTTGAGACACGGTCTGAAGGAATACGAGTAGCTGGTTGGTCTCAGTGGTCATCGCGTCACAGGGAATTTCTAGTAGATGCATCATAATTCATCACGCACCACAATCAAGCCACCTAGAAAATACTGAATTTAACGCTCAAGCCGACCGACTATCATCCACCTCCCACCGAGCATCACCAACCGGCACGAGATCTCCAGAAACAATCTCAGGTTGTTGTGGGTGTGATTTAACCAATTCCTGGTTTTCGAGGGGTTCAGAGCTGATCCATACCCCTGAATTAATATCATCACTTACAGGGTGTGGATCTTTTGGCTGACGCCGTTCAAGCACTGCCAGGAGATAGGCTAAGCGCTCGGGCTCAATGCTATAAGCCCCGCGTCGGCGATGGCGTTTCGTCGTAATCCCGCAGGTAGCCAGCATCACCCCAATAATCTGCTGGTCCGACATCGAGCCAATCTTGGTAAAGCCAAACCCGAGGCGGAACTCCGCCGCGTGATTCCGAATGAACTGGGAGATCGGTTTCGTCATTTCGGTTGTGAGTTCATTGACCTCCCCAGCAATAATTTGGGCAATCAGCTGGGTCATCCCCGCTTGTTCCATCAACCAACGCCGCACCGCACTCTTATCCCAATCCTGGGGCGTATCAGCATTGCGATTGATACTGCTGGCACTGCGCTCGATCGCTGTGGCATGCGATAACGCCGCTTCCAGATTGCGAATTTCCTTTTGGGCCGTACCCTTGCGGTCAAGTAATACGTCCTCGGTCTCGACTGTTTCCAGACGATAGAACTTCAGTAGTTGCCAGCGGGCCAAACTCAAGATTTCCTCCGGCGTCAGTGTTTCCGTCTGGTCGGATAGCTTCTTTGCCTTCTCATCATCGATTGGCTGGGCTTTGGCCACAGCTTGAGCATGGGCTAAATTCACTTGCTTGCGAGCTGTTTTTATGGCCTCACCCGCCGCACTCGCTTCGGCCTGAGTAATTTTGGGCGTGAGAAACTGCACTTGTTTTCCTTCCTGCCGTAGCAGGGCAATCAAGGTTTCGCGCAAAGCAGTCATGCCGCGATTCCGTCGCACCTCCAATGCGGCTAGCATCTTGAGATTATGGGACTGCCAATCAATCCCCTCCGCCTTCACTGTCGCCTCTGGACTGAGACTATGGTGAGTCAAGCGTACTACTGCTGTACTAATCTGTTTGAATTCCTTCAGAAAGGCTGTGACCGTTTGGGCCTTGCTGAGTTTGCTATAGGCATTCCCGCGTTTGGCAATATGGACAAATCGAGGGACTTGATTGGAGCGCACTCGGTCTAGTGATTGCGCCATGCTGTGAGCAGTAATACTGCCGCCCTTGTAGAAGCCCCAGACCGAATCGATTAAATCGGTATGAGATTTGATGCTGAACCCTTGGGTCACGGTGGGACTGGTAATGATGACTCGCATTCCCATGCGGATGAGTAGCGGTATGGTTGCACCCTTACTAGCGAGGAAGTCGGCTTCTAAGTCATCACCGCTGGTATCACTAGTAATCAGCAGGCTCTTAATCCCGACGCCTTCCAACATGCGGGCCAGACTCTCGGCCATTGCCTTGCTATCTGAGTTGAGATATATCAGTTGGTGCTCAGGCAAGACTGCAAATCGTTCTAAGAGGCTGGCGATCGTCGGATTAAGTGGACAGTCAAAAATGGTTGTTTGATAGGTCAGGGCTTGGCGATCGCTGCGCACGAGATAAGCCTGCTCACTGCGCATCGATTCGATATAGCGAATCGCTTCCTCAGTGAGGTCGGCATCAGCCAGAATCACGAGGTCAGCCGCCTGGACGCGGCGGATGAATTCGGAGAGTAGGAGTGGCCGCAGTCCGTCTTTATTGGCTAGCTTTGAACCCAGCAAGAATTCCAGCGTGGCGGTCAATTCATCGAGGATGAGAATCCCGCCCTCCATCCGCTGGACTTTCAGTAGTGAAGGAATACAGACCGAAGCGCCCTTCACGAGCAGTCCATCTTTTAGCAGATGTGAGCCAATTACATCACTATCGTTAATGAATACACCGCCCCAGGTTTCGGCTTGATCACGGCCCAGGCTGACCAAAGGGGTGAACGATAGCCAGTCATTATCGCCGAGGAGTTGAGCGATCGCTTCTGATTTACCAGTCCCTTTGCCACCATAGAGCGCCACGATGCCGGACTGCGGTAATTGCTCAGTGACAGCCCTAAATTCCTGGTTGCCAATGGGTAAATCGGGTTGGCGTTTGACGGCGGCAGCAAGCTGGCGACCGATGCGCCATTCGCCAGCGGGTAGGGCTGATTTATAGGCCGAGTGCCAAGCCTCAACTCCAGCATTCACAATCAAGTCATCAAGACCTTTGCATCGGCCATTTTGACCATCCCAGTCGACAATGCTAACGGATGCGCCAGTCTGTTCAAGATGCCAAGACAGATCAGCCAGAGCGCCCTCAACCTTGTGGCGGGTTTTGGGTTTGATGTCTTGGTCAAAGGCGAGGATGAACTGACGACCTTCGACGGCAAAGCGCTGGAGATCAGGAATCAGTTCGGGCTTGAGTCGTCGGATACGCTCACCCGCGATCGTCTCGTATTTACTTACCCCGGAGTTGACCCCATAGAGGGCGATTGTCACATAGCCTTGTGACAGTGCCGCGAGGGCTTTCTTTCCCCCCTCAGTAATGACGATGGGGATATGGGCCGGACAGTCGGCCACCCAATCCCAAAAGGAGCCAGAGCCATCAGGCTTGAAGCCATAGCGCTGACCGATCGACTGCGCCAGTTCAGTTGGCACCGCTGGGAGAAAAGCCCGTGAGCCATTGCCAACGGGTGTTTCGTATTTGCGGATTTTCCGCGACTTGTTATCCTGTTTCGGTCTTGATAGCTTGGCTTGCCAGCAAGAGCCATCCTCGTTCAGCAGTAAGGCGGCCAGCAGTGATTCATTGGCACGGAGACCAAACCGGCTATAACGCCAATTCAGCGCCTCATGAATCGGCGTCTCGGCCTCACCGAGGGTATTGCTTTCTAAATCACCCACTACCTTTACGGCAGTGGCATACAAGGCTGGATTAATCCCAGAGCCGTGGATAAATTCTGTTTGAAATGATTCAAGTGGAGTCTTTTGCTCCGCTGCCAGAGTTGCGCACATAACGATCGTTTCCCAAGTAACCGGTGAACAAGGGAAAGTGAGGGCAAAATTCGGGGCTATGAGTGAAATTTTTTGGAATTAAATTTGGCCGACTCAATAAATCTAACCGGATCCTGAAAAGCACTGATAGCAGCCAATCGAAGAATCTTTGCTGCACACTTACCCGTTGGA harbors:
- a CDS encoding plasmid replication protein, CyRepA1 family, whose translation is MCATLAAEQKTPLESFQTEFIHGSGINPALYATAVKVVGDLESNTLGEAETPIHEALNWRYSRFGLRANESLLAALLLNEDGSCWQAKLSRPKQDNKSRKIRKYETPVGNGSRAFLPAVPTELAQSIGQRYGFKPDGSGSFWDWVADCPAHIPIVITEGGKKALAALSQGYVTIALYGVNSGVSKYETIAGERIRRLKPELIPDLQRFAVEGRQFILAFDQDIKPKTRHKVEGALADLSWHLEQTGASVSIVDWDGQNGRCKGLDDLIVNAGVEAWHSAYKSALPAGEWRIGRQLAAAVKRQPDLPIGNQEFRAVTEQLPQSGIVALYGGKGTGKSEAIAQLLGDNDWLSFTPLVSLGRDQAETWGGVFINDSDVIGSHLLKDGLLVKGASVCIPSLLKVQRMEGGILILDELTATLEFLLGSKLANKDGLRPLLLSEFIRRVQAADLVILADADLTEEAIRYIESMRSEQAYLVRSDRQALTYQTTIFDCPLNPTIASLLERFAVLPEHQLIYLNSDSKAMAESLARMLEGVGIKSLLITSDTSGDDLEADFLASKGATIPLLIRMGMRVIITSPTVTQGFSIKSHTDLIDSVWGFYKGGSITAHSMAQSLDRVRSNQVPRFVHIAKRGNAYSKLSKAQTVTAFLKEFKQISTAVVRLTHHSLSPEATVKAEGIDWQSHNLKMLAALEVRRNRGMTALRETLIALLRQEGKQVQFLTPKITQAEASAAGEAIKTARKQVNLAHAQAVAKAQPIDDEKAKKLSDQTETLTPEEILSLARWQLLKFYRLETVETEDVLLDRKGTAQKEIRNLEAALSHATAIERSASSINRNADTPQDWDKSAVRRWLMEQAGMTQLIAQIIAGEVNELTTEMTKPISQFIRNHAAEFRLGFGFTKIGSMSDQQIIGVMLATCGITTKRHRRRGAYSIEPERLAYLLAVLERRQPKDPHPVSDDINSGVWISSEPLENQELVKSHPQQPEIVSGDLVPVGDARWEVDDSRSA
- the ltrA gene encoding group II intron reverse transcriptase/maturase — protein: MEWRLLDWKKIQTTVFKLQRRIYQASLSGRVRQVHRLQKTLLRSHYAKLLAVRRVTQDNRGKKTAGVDGIKTLTPSQRLVLTRKLKVSSKASPTRRVWISKPGTTEKRPLGIPTLEDRAKQALVKMALESEWEAKFEPNSYGFRPGRRVHDAIEAIYNAIRNQPKYVLDADIAKCFDCINHELLLGKINTFPLLTRQIRAWLKAGVMDGKFFPTEEGTPQGGVISPLLANIALQGMEKEVQTIAERWPGRRRVNLKALTLIRYADDFVIIHPELSKLTECKLAIEKWLKPLGLELKPSKTRIVHTLDNCGDRKPGFNFLGFNIRQYRVGEHASGRLSNGKRLGFKSLIKPAKEACKQHQNRIASVFQTHKAAPQAALISKLNPIIRGWSSYYSGVVASETFHNQDIQIYAKLRRWTKRRHPKKSRTWVNQKYFHQHGQRNWVFKDQELVLIQHSDKKIVRHIKVQGTRSPYDGDWAYWTKRGGSYPGIPKRISQLMKRQRGKCAICGLHFHVETAMEIDHIIPRSLGGEGRYNNLQLLHRHCHDVKTRHDRSLDGTRDKSYLRKEPDAGKLASPVL